Within the Balaenoptera acutorostrata chromosome 10, mBalAcu1.1, whole genome shotgun sequence genome, the region tcttttatatatatttacctatgtagCTACCTTTACTGGtgctctttgtttctttgtgagaATTAGAGTTACTGTCTAAGGTCTTTTTACCTCATTTGAAGGAGTCTCTTTAGGATTCCTTGTAGGGTAAGTCTGCCTTTGATCTGATCACttgattctatttctatttctaaaactaTTTCTATCACACCTTACGGGCAGGGAGAATCCATGAGTCCCAGGACCAGCTTCCCACGAGGCTCTCAGTTTCATCAACCTGAATGTTGATCTGGCCAGAATTTCTCAACACTCTCATGAATCCTTTTCACTTTTCACTGCTATAGAAACTTTAATAAGCAAGTGAGTTGCACTGCTTTCTTGGTCCATTTTGTCCAATATCACACTACTACAGCCAGCCAGGGGTTAAGAAACAGTGAGGCAAGGAATAAGTAGGAACTGATACCCATAGATGTgatgtaagtttaaaaaaaatgcggATAATTTAATCATAGATCTAGTAAGAAAAGCAGTGAGTTTTTGCTGAAGTCAAGTAGTAAAATTAGGAATTGAGTGATCAGATCAAAGGCAGACCAAAGTCAAGCCAAATCTAAGCAAGTAATCAGCTATGAGCATCATAACACAAAGAGATCTGTGCATTACCTAACCAGGACTAGTTTTGTTCAATGCTTGCAGCTCTGTAGATGACAGTATCAGGATTGCATAGTATTTGCCTGGTAGAAAGCTCAAAACAGGGCATAATCTAGGACGTAGAAGGGAGAACCAGGATTCCTCCTCTGGGTCCTATCCTTCCCATTGTGTGCAATTGGCATTTCTTAACTTTGAATAATGTATGCAGGGCTTCTCAGGGTGTGAAAGAGGCATGGACATCTTGAGGCTCcaggtataattttaaaaagaagaaaatgtgctATGTTTTAAACGTTTAATTTTGTCAGTGTATCTCAGTTACAATATGTGCATCTTCATTTTGGAGAGAACATTGAAAAATCTGAGTTTCTTGTCTTTGTAAAATGTGAGACCCATGATCAGTGGGCCTTCTGGTcaacttccctctccccagccatACCCTGTGATAGCTCAGAAGGCAGACACCCATTTAAAAAGTATGGGTTTTGTAAACTGATTCATGCTTACCACAAAAAATTAAGTACTATAGAAAagttaaagaagaaagtaaaaaacaaaaaaccaagcaaaGCAAAACCCACTATCAACTACCCAGAAATAAACATCAACTTTTGGCAGACAAGATCTTTGTCATCATCTCTCTTTATATGTATCCTTATGTATGTATAGATATAATTCTATAAAAATAGGATCtcggagggcttccctggtggcacagtggttaagaatccgcctgccaatgcaggggacacgggttcgagctctcgtccgggaagatcccacatgccgcggagcaactaagcccttgtgccacaattactgagcctgcactctagagcccgcgggccacaactactgaagcccgcgcgcctagagcccgtgctccgcaatgagagaagccaccgcaatgagaagcccgcacaccgccacGAAgggcagcccccgctcgccgcaactagaggaagcccgtgagcagcaacgaagacccaatgcagccaaaaataaataaataaaattattaaaaaaaaaataggatctcattataaatgcttttcaaaaataaaaagcattcaatttttctttacttgaatttaacaggagaaaaacaaatgaaattgatAGAATTGCTCAACCTCAGAGTAATAAGAATTTCTTCATATCAAgcaattttatttcctaaaagtctaaaatttcagaagattctttctcttaaaaaaaaaaaaaagggacttccctggtggcacagtggttaagaatccacctgccaatgcaggggacacgggttcgagccctggtccaggaagatcccacaggcagcggagcaactaagcccgtgcgccacaactactgagcccatgtgccacaactactgaagcccgtgcgcctagagcctgtgctctgcaacaagtgaaaCCACTGCAACGAGacgcccacgcaccacaacgaagagtagcccctgctcaccgcaactagagaaagcccgcgcacagccacaaataaataaataaataataaaataaatttataaaacaaaaaacccaaataccAAAAGACTTCCACTTATTTCTAATGCTTTTAACTTACAAACAATGTTGCAATGAATAACCTTATATATGTGTTGttttgggggggtgtgtgtgtatgtgtaatttGCAGGATAAATTTCTCTAAGTAGAATTTGCTGATGTGTATACACTaacatgtttaaaatagataactagtaagaacctgctgtataaaaaaaataaaattcaaataaataaataaaaagaatttgctGGATCAAAGGGATGAACAGTTATGATTTTGGATGATAATGCTAAATTCTTCATAGTTGCACGAATTTACATTCCTATGAGCAATAACCATTGCTcataggaatgtaaattaatcAGCAAAATAATCAGCAGCAAAATAATCAAACCACTATCCATcaagatacaggaaaaaaataaatgcatagatTTAAGGATATTTGCTTCTCTTGAACTTTAGTAGCAGAAGGAGAACTGTTCTCATGCTCCTGACAGCACTTACGCAACAGGACGCTGGGGGACCTGGGGACCCGGTGCCTGGGCCTTCAAGAACTCCTCGCGTTGTTCCATCTTCTCAGCTCGGGCGCGCTGCTCCCGGTGACTCGACGCCAGGCTCAGGAGCACGCTCTTCACCCGGCGCTGGACAGCCGGCCGCCCGAAGCCGGTGATTTCCACCAACTTCCCGGCGTGAACTGCGTCCACCATCAGCAGGGCCTGGCTCATCCACTCCATTTCCGGAACCACGTCTCGGTCTGGGCGGAAGATCGAGTCGGCCAGCCACGCCTCCAAAGAAAACACCAGCGGTTCCTCAGCTCCTGCACAGGAAACCACCACGGCCGGGAGCGAATCCGTGGCGGCGGAAGTGGGAACCCCAGCAGCCTGTCCCCCAGAGCCTCGGCGGCACCCGCGTCGTCGACCATGCTGGAACCGGCAGCCGGTGGGTAAGGGGCGAGCAGCTATCGCGGGATTTTCTTTCCCCATAACTTCATTAACAGAGTATTATCTAGCTTTTGACCTTTGCTAATCTGGTAAGTGAAAAATGGTAGCTCTggttaattttaatttgtattctttaATTATGAGTGagattgaacatctttttatatttaaaagatatttgtatttccttttttgggGATTGTTGTCCATTCAAAAAAGTGagttattggttttttttcttagcactttATACATGCTATAGGAAAAGTACCCCTTTGTTTGCAGTATAACGATGTAAATGTGTTTTC harbors:
- the LOC103007245 gene encoding LOW QUALITY PROTEIN: oocyte-expressed protein homolog (The sequence of the model RefSeq protein was modified relative to this genomic sequence to represent the inferred CDS: inserted 1 base in 1 codon) codes for the protein MVDDAGAAEALGDRLLGFPLPPPRIRSRPWWFPVQELRXPLVFSLEAWLADSIFRPDRDVVPEMEWMSQALLMVDAVHAGKLVEITGFGRPAVQRRVKSVLLSLASSHREQRARAEKMEQREEFLKAQAPGPQVPQRPVA